One part of the Streptomyces ferrugineus genome encodes these proteins:
- a CDS encoding DUF3710 domain-containing protein, whose product MFGRRKKKGAAEDAAGEPEQVVDIDSEADDDGTHERVRLEPEPRPDGPWDSSEVREPGEGRVDLGGMLVPGVDGMELRVEVAGDAIVAATVVLRDSAIQLQAFAAPKREGIWSEVREEIGSGITQQGGIIDEVEGPLGWELRAQVPVQLPDGTGGFQVVRFVGVDGPRWFLRGVISGQGAVQPQAAGLLEQIFRDTVVVRGEGPMAPRDPIVLKLPNDAQMVPEGVQQEEAGSRFSGGMGQLQRGPEITEVR is encoded by the coding sequence GTGTTCGGACGTCGCAAGAAGAAGGGTGCCGCCGAGGACGCGGCCGGCGAGCCCGAGCAGGTCGTCGACATCGACTCTGAGGCGGACGACGACGGCACGCATGAGCGCGTACGGCTGGAGCCGGAACCGCGGCCCGACGGCCCGTGGGACAGCTCCGAGGTCCGTGAGCCCGGCGAGGGCCGGGTGGACCTGGGAGGCATGCTCGTGCCCGGCGTCGACGGCATGGAGCTGCGCGTGGAGGTCGCGGGCGACGCGATCGTCGCGGCGACCGTCGTGCTGCGCGACAGCGCCATCCAGCTCCAGGCCTTCGCCGCGCCCAAGCGCGAGGGCATCTGGAGCGAGGTACGCGAGGAGATCGGCTCCGGGATCACCCAGCAGGGCGGCATCATCGACGAGGTCGAGGGCCCGCTCGGCTGGGAGCTGAGGGCCCAGGTGCCGGTGCAACTCCCGGACGGCACGGGCGGTTTCCAGGTCGTGCGGTTCGTCGGAGTGGACGGGCCCCGCTGGTTCCTGCGCGGTGTGATCTCGGGCCAGGGCGCCGTGCAGCCGCAGGCGGCCGGTCTGCTCGAGCAGATCTTCCGGGACACGGTCGTGGTCCGTGGCGAGGGGCCGATGGCCCCGCGCGACCCGATCGTCCTGAAGCTGCCGAACGACGCCCAGATGGTTCCGGAGGGCGTCCAGCAGGAGGAGGCCGGATCGCGCTTCTCCGGCGGCATGGGCCAGCTCCAGCGCGGACCGGAGATCACTGAGGTGCGCTGA
- the dut gene encoding dUTP diphosphatase: MSRDPLNVLIRRVDPDVPLPTYAQPGDAGADLRTTRGHELKPGERAVLPTGVSIALPEGYAAFVHPRSGLAARLGVALVNAPGTVDAGYRGEIKVIVVNLDPRESVRFERFDRIAQLVVQQVERVRFQEVAELPDSARAEGGFGSTGGHAAVDGTSDTDGQAADGGRAGGNRYASVVSDREGQ, encoded by the coding sequence GTGAGCCGTGATCCCCTGAACGTGCTGATCCGGCGTGTCGATCCGGACGTACCGCTTCCGACGTACGCGCAACCCGGCGACGCGGGAGCCGATCTGCGCACCACTCGGGGCCACGAACTGAAGCCGGGGGAGCGGGCCGTCCTGCCCACCGGGGTGTCGATCGCCCTCCCGGAGGGGTACGCGGCCTTCGTGCACCCGCGTTCCGGTCTCGCCGCCCGTCTCGGTGTCGCCCTCGTGAATGCCCCGGGGACGGTTGATGCCGGGTACCGTGGGGAGATCAAGGTGATCGTGGTGAATCTCGACCCGCGTGAGAGCGTGCGGTTCGAGCGCTTCGACCGGATTGCCCAACTGGTCGTCCAGCAGGTCGAGAGGGTTCGCTTCCAGGAGGTCGCGGAGCTTCCCGATTCGGCACGGGCCGAGGGGGGCTTCGGGTCCACCGGCGGGCATGCCGCGGTGGACGGCACAAGCGATACAGACGGTCAGGCCGCCGACGGCGGCCGGGCGGGTGGGAATCGATACGCTTCGGTCGTATCCGACCGGGAAGGACAGTGA
- a CDS encoding PaaI family thioesterase yields MRGTSAALQPPADAVKPVRHPDAPAPGEVLGAHYGECFGCGGEQPHGLHLEARAGDGVSITAEFTVQPAHQGAPGLAHGGVLATALDETLGSLNWLLRTIAVTGRLETDFVRPVPVGTVLHLEAEVTAVAGRKIFSRATGRIGGPEGPVAVRADALFIEVKVDHFIDNGRPQEIRAAMSDPDQVRRARAFEVNP; encoded by the coding sequence GTGAGAGGTACTTCAGCAGCTCTTCAGCCTCCGGCCGACGCCGTGAAACCGGTGCGGCATCCGGATGCTCCCGCGCCCGGTGAGGTGCTAGGGGCGCACTACGGCGAGTGTTTCGGCTGTGGCGGCGAGCAGCCCCACGGGCTGCACCTGGAGGCGCGGGCGGGGGACGGTGTGAGCATCACCGCCGAGTTCACCGTGCAGCCCGCCCACCAGGGCGCGCCCGGGCTGGCGCACGGGGGTGTGCTCGCGACCGCCCTCGACGAGACCCTCGGCTCGCTCAACTGGCTGCTGCGCACCATCGCGGTGACCGGGCGGCTGGAGACCGACTTCGTGCGGCCGGTTCCGGTGGGCACGGTCCTGCACCTCGAGGCGGAGGTGACGGCGGTGGCGGGGCGCAAGATCTTCTCCCGGGCCACCGGGCGGATCGGCGGCCCCGAGGGGCCCGTCGCGGTCCGTGCCGACGCCCTCTTCATCGAGGTCAAGGTCGACCACTTCATCGACAACGGCCGCCCGCAGGAGATCCGGGCCGCCATGAGCGACCCGGACCAGGTGCGGCGTGCCCGAGCCTTCGAGGTGAACCCGTGA
- a CDS encoding DUF3093 domain-containing protein: MQLSAAPFEERLTAPRSWWLISFLVGLSLALILLPFGTLPMLAGLAGGTAAAAVMASSYGSVRIRVVGDSLIAGDAKVPVRALGEAHVLDPEEARAWRTHKADTRAFLLLRAYIPTALRVEVTDPEDPTPYLYLSTREPERLAEAIRAAKASA, translated from the coding sequence ATGCAGCTCTCCGCCGCCCCGTTCGAAGAACGCCTCACGGCCCCCCGCTCCTGGTGGCTGATCTCGTTCCTGGTCGGGCTCTCCCTGGCCCTGATCCTCCTGCCGTTCGGCACGCTGCCCATGCTCGCGGGCCTGGCCGGCGGCACCGCGGCGGCGGCCGTCATGGCCAGTTCGTACGGCTCCGTCCGCATTCGCGTGGTGGGCGACTCGCTGATCGCGGGCGACGCGAAGGTCCCGGTGCGGGCGCTGGGCGAGGCGCATGTCCTGGACCCGGAGGAGGCCCGCGCCTGGCGCACCCACAAGGCCGACACCCGGGCCTTCCTGCTGCTGCGCGCCTACATCCCCACGGCCCTGCGCGTGGAGGTCACGGACCCCGAGGACCCGACGCCGTACCTGTATCTGTCGACCCGTGAGCCGGAGCGCCTGGCGGAGGCGATCAGGGCCGCCAAGGCCTCGGCCTAG
- a CDS encoding DUF4193 domain-containing protein: MATDYDTPRKTDDDVDSDSLEELKARRNDKSTSAVDVDEFEAAEGLELPGADLSNEELAVRVLPKQQDEFTCMSCFLVHHRSQLAREKNGQPICRDCD; the protein is encoded by the coding sequence ATGGCAACGGATTACGACACCCCACGCAAGACCGACGACGACGTCGACTCGGACAGCCTTGAAGAACTGAAGGCCCGGCGGAACGACAAGTCGACGTCCGCTGTGGACGTCGACGAGTTCGAGGCCGCCGAGGGCCTGGAACTGCCCGGCGCCGACCTCTCCAATGAGGAGCTGGCCGTCCGGGTGCTGCCGAAGCAGCAGGACGAGTTCACCTGCATGAGCTGCTTCCTGGTGCACCACCGCAGCCAGCTGGCCCGGGAGAAGAACGGTCAGCCGATCTGCCGCGACTGCGACTGA